DNA from Pirellulales bacterium:
GTGCCAATTACGGCAAGGGCACCGAGATCTACAAGTTCGAGAAGATCAAGCGCGCCAAGCGCAAGGCCCTGGCCGAGCATCCCGAGCGGAAGCTGGTCGACTTCGGCATCGGCGAAAACGACGAGCTGGCGCCCGAGTCGATCCGCGCCGTGATGGCTCGCGAGATCAATCAGCCGGCCAATCGTGGCTATGCCGACAACGGCATCGCGGAGTTCAAAGAAGCGGCGGCCCGGCTGATGAAGCGGCGCTTCGGCGTCGAACTCGATCCGGCGACCGAGGTGAACCACTGCATCGGCTCGAAGACGGCCCTGGCGATGTTGCCGGCGGCGTTCATCAACCCGGGCGATGTGACGCTGATGACCGTGCCCGGTTATCCGGTGGCGGGCACGCACACGAAATACTACGGCGGCGAAGTGCATCGCCTGCCGCTAAAGGCCGAGAATGGTTTTCTGCCCGACCTGGAATCGATCCCGGCCGACATCAAGCGGCGCGCCAAGCTGTTGGTGCTCAACTATCCCAACAGCCCGACCGGCCGCGTGGCGACGCGCGACTTTTACGCGCACGTGATCGATTTCGCCAAGAAGAACAACATCGTCGTCGTGCAGGACGCGGCGCATATCTTCCTGACGTACGAGGGGGAACCGCTGAGTTTCCTTTCGGTGCCCGGCGCCAAGGACGTAGGCGTCGAGGTGCATTCGCTGTCGAAGGGCTACCACATGATCGGCTGGCGGATGGGCTGGGTCTGCGGCCATCCGAAAATCGTGCAAGCCTTTGCCGACATCAAGGACAACAGCGACTCGGGCCAGTTCATCGCCGTTCAAAAGGCGGCGGCTGCCGCGCTCGACGACGACAAGATCACGCAGCAAGTCCGCACCAAATACGAGCGCCGCTTGCGCAAGCTGGTCGACGTGCTCACGCGCTGCGGATTCGAGTGCAAGATGCCGGGCGGGACGTATTTTCTGTACACGCGCAGTCCGAAGGGAATCAAGAACGGCCCACAATTCGAGACGGCCGAAGCCGCGAGCCAATACCTGATCACCGAGCATTCGATCTGCACGGTCCCCTGGGACGACGCGGGCGCGTACTTGCGGTTCTCGGTCACGTACGAAGCCCCGGACGAAGCGGCCGAAGACGCACTGATGGCCGAAACGGAAAAACGCCTGCGTCATATCCAGCCGGTGTTTTGAGCTGCGGTCGCGTGCGTAGCGGATGGCCAACCCGCGATGATAATTGGGATCGCGAACACCAGCGCGAAGCGCTAGCGAGGGTTTTCCTCTGCGAACGCACAGAACCCTCGCTGGCGCTTCGGGCTAGTATGCGCGCGGTGTTCGGTCCGAGCCTCTCGCGAAGCTACGACTTCTTCAGTTTCTCGCGCGAGACGACCATATAGATCGAGTCGCCGCGGGCGACTTCTT
Protein-coding regions in this window:
- a CDS encoding LL-diaminopimelate aminotransferase yields the protein MSDPYFQTLFAERIGGANYGKGTEIYKFEKIKRAKRKALAEHPERKLVDFGIGENDELAPESIRAVMAREINQPANRGYADNGIAEFKEAAARLMKRRFGVELDPATEVNHCIGSKTALAMLPAAFINPGDVTLMTVPGYPVAGTHTKYYGGEVHRLPLKAENGFLPDLESIPADIKRRAKLLVLNYPNSPTGRVATRDFYAHVIDFAKKNNIVVVQDAAHIFLTYEGEPLSFLSVPGAKDVGVEVHSLSKGYHMIGWRMGWVCGHPKIVQAFADIKDNSDSGQFIAVQKAAAAALDDDKITQQVRTKYERRLRKLVDVLTRCGFECKMPGGTYFLYTRSPKGIKNGPQFETAEAASQYLITEHSICTVPWDDAGAYLRFSVTYEAPDEAAEDALMAETEKRLRHIQPVF